One genomic window of Malaciobacter molluscorum LMG 25693 includes the following:
- the nuoI gene encoding NADH-quinone oxidoreductase subunit NuoI has protein sequence MKIEDLKNRNIGQQNYITVQEDNYPKTNAEVFKQVVKRSLKGELFTGLKITFKIMKDALFKGQMHTVQYPAEKLPIGPRYRAVHKLLALLESGENRCIGCGLCEKICISNCIRMDTKIDENSRKEVLEYTINMGRCIFCGYCAEVCPELAIVHGSEYENASEQRAQFGLKEDFLTPLDKLHLQKEYEGFGSVSSDADEKIKKTPLQY, from the coding sequence ATGAAAATAGAAGATTTAAAAAATAGAAATATAGGACAACAAAACTATATTACTGTTCAAGAAGATAATTATCCTAAAACAAATGCAGAGGTATTCAAACAAGTAGTAAAAAGAAGTTTAAAGGGTGAACTTTTTACTGGTTTGAAAATTACTTTTAAGATAATGAAAGATGCTTTATTTAAAGGTCAAATGCATACAGTTCAATATCCAGCAGAAAAATTACCAATAGGACCAAGATATAGGGCAGTACATAAGCTTCTTGCATTATTAGAATCAGGTGAAAATAGGTGTATAGGATGTGGTCTTTGTGAAAAAATTTGTATTTCAAATTGTATTAGAATGGATACAAAAATAGATGAAAACTCAAGAAAAGAGGTTTTAGAATATACAATTAATATGGGAAGATGTATTTTTTGTGGTTATTGTGCTGAGGTTTGTCCTGAACTTGCAATTGTTCATGGTAGTGAATATGAAAATGCAAGTGAACAAAGAGCACAATTTGGATTAAAAGAGGATTTTCTAACTCCTCTTGATAAATTACATTTACAAAAAGAGTATGAAGGTTTTGGTTCAGTTTCTTCTGATGCTGATGAAAAAATCAAAAAGACTCCATTACAGTATTAG
- a CDS encoding NADH-quinone oxidoreductase subunit G: MSLNIDGKLCKAKEGESLLNIARANGIFIPAICYLTRCTPTLACRLCLVEADGKQVYACNAKAKEGMHIKTTTENIAKERRAIMEVYDVNHPLQCGVCDQSGECELQNYSLYMKVDSQSYSIKDVPRPTQHWGVMNYDPGLCIVCEKCVTVCKDMIGSNALSTVKRPSDAIEKTFKDSMPKDAYSMWNKLNKSLIGFEKDACTDCGECISVCPVGALVSNDFQYKSNAWELTRVPASNPHSSDCALMYYEKKHESVEKHNTQKIYRVTNDHHYISLNGAARFAYDFENKVESKNEKEFTLALEAFKKANSIKFNSFITNEEAFILQKLKEKYGFKLVNDDAFLYQRFIKEFSNITGKSLYTATLKDVHESNFVISVGSFLKHDMPNARYALNNSVILNKGSALYFHPLEDNTIQKIGKKGKTTDFIFHKPLKEEAILYFILDVFANENLPENIKEYLQSLKEKRVKTVVENIKEQVVEKVIDEDSGEEKEVTKMVTKKQEKEVEYIYSKLLDEIGKDETFYELIDSMILKKDKFSLIIGEDLITHPKWKSLAKLTALIEKYTQFDVLIIPSKTNTLGVSLICDLDEKIEGFTIGYNEKANYQLSALGDGNLDIPALNQQEGTFVNIDKKVVPTNAALPYKGYVLNDIANELLDEKQEYTIDYTKYLPIKKGFKNIEFDSLTNYFSNDRKENRGYCLENLNVEQLSQLSVISEFKQFEINENYITIYRANPINIFNEFVAVSHEFKDKAKTGLYISKDLCEELQLFENDIVNIFSNEKSLDLEVYIDKQLEGKIAYIPTFDKSIQTKDLFETYRFSKAKIVKV, from the coding sequence ATATCTTTAAATATTGATGGAAAACTTTGTAAAGCAAAAGAGGGCGAAAGTCTTTTAAATATAGCAAGAGCAAATGGAATATTTATTCCTGCAATTTGTTATTTAACACGATGTACTCCAACTTTAGCATGTAGATTATGTCTTGTAGAAGCTGATGGAAAACAAGTATATGCTTGTAATGCAAAAGCAAAAGAGGGAATGCATATAAAAACTACAACTGAAAATATTGCAAAAGAAAGACGTGCAATAATGGAAGTTTATGATGTAAACCATCCTTTACAATGTGGAGTATGTGATCAAAGTGGAGAGTGTGAATTACAAAATTATAGTTTATATATGAAAGTTGATTCTCAAAGTTATTCAATTAAAGATGTGCCAAGACCAACTCAACATTGGGGAGTTATGAATTATGACCCAGGATTATGTATTGTTTGCGAAAAGTGTGTAACAGTATGTAAAGATATGATAGGTTCAAATGCATTAAGTACGGTAAAAAGACCTTCTGATGCAATTGAAAAAACATTTAAAGATAGTATGCCAAAAGATGCTTATTCTATGTGGAATAAACTTAATAAATCATTGATTGGTTTTGAAAAAGATGCTTGTACTGATTGCGGTGAATGTATTTCTGTTTGTCCTGTTGGAGCATTGGTATCAAATGATTTTCAATATAAATCAAATGCATGGGAGCTTACAAGAGTTCCTGCTTCAAATCCACATTCAAGTGATTGTGCATTGATGTATTATGAAAAAAAACATGAATCAGTTGAAAAACATAATACTCAAAAAATATATAGAGTAACAAATGATCATCATTATATATCTTTAAATGGTGCTGCAAGATTTGCTTATGATTTTGAAAACAAAGTTGAATCAAAAAATGAAAAAGAGTTTACTTTAGCACTTGAAGCTTTTAAAAAAGCAAATAGCATTAAATTTAATTCTTTTATTACTAATGAAGAAGCATTTATTTTACAAAAATTAAAAGAAAAATATGGCTTTAAACTTGTAAATGATGATGCATTTTTATATCAAAGATTTATAAAAGAGTTTTCAAATATTACTGGTAAAAGTTTATATACTGCAACTTTAAAAGATGTGCATGAGTCTAATTTTGTTATATCTGTTGGTTCATTTTTAAAACATGATATGCCAAATGCTAGATATGCTTTAAACAATTCTGTTATTTTAAATAAAGGTAGTGCTTTATATTTTCATCCTCTTGAAGATAATACTATACAAAAAATTGGTAAAAAAGGTAAAACAACAGATTTTATTTTTCATAAACCTCTAAAAGAAGAGGCTATTTTATATTTTATTCTTGATGTTTTTGCTAATGAAAATTTACCAGAAAATATTAAAGAGTATTTACAATCACTAAAAGAAAAAAGAGTTAAAACTGTTGTTGAAAATATAAAAGAACAAGTTGTAGAAAAAGTAATAGATGAAGATAGTGGTGAAGAAAAAGAAGTAACAAAGATGGTTACTAAAAAACAAGAAAAAGAAGTAGAATATATCTACTCAAAACTTCTTGATGAAATTGGTAAAGATGAAACTTTTTATGAGTTAATTGATTCAATGATTCTTAAAAAAGATAAATTTTCATTGATTATTGGAGAAGATTTAATCACTCATCCAAAGTGGAAGAGTTTAGCAAAACTTACAGCTTTAATTGAAAAATATACACAATTTGATGTATTAATAATTCCAAGTAAAACTAATACTTTAGGTGTAAGTTTAATATGTGATTTAGATGAGAAAATAGAAGGGTTCACTATTGGATATAATGAAAAAGCAAATTATCAATTAAGTGCTTTAGGTGATGGGAACTTGGATATTCCTGCATTAAATCAACAAGAAGGAACATTTGTAAATATAGATAAAAAAGTAGTTCCTACAAATGCAGCACTTCCTTATAAAGGATATGTATTAAATGATATTGCAAATGAATTGCTAGATGAAAAGCAAGAGTATACAATTGATTATACAAAATATTTACCAATAAAAAAAGGTTTTAAAAATATTGAATTTGACTCTTTAACAAACTATTTTTCTAATGATAGAAAAGAAAATCGAGGTTACTGTCTTGAGAACTTAAATGTAGAACAATTAAGTCAGTTAAGTGTTATTTCTGAATTTAAACAGTTTGAAATAAATGAAAATTATATAACTATTTATAGAGCAAACCCAATAAATATTTTTAATGAATTTGTTGCAGTTTCACATGAATTTAAAGATAAAGCAAAAACAGGACTATATATATCTAAAGATTTATGTGAAGAGTTGCAGTTATTTGAAAATGATATTGTTAATATCTTTTCAAATGAAAAATCATTAGATTTAGAAGTTTATATTGATAAACAATTAGAAGGTAAAATTGCATATATTCCCACTTTTGATAAATCAATTCAAACAAAAGATTTATTTGAAACTTATAGATTCTCAAAAGCAAAGATTGTAAAGGTATAA
- the nuoH gene encoding NADH-quinone oxidoreductase subunit NuoH: MQTSIIIETVIKAIVILAVFSALAGFTTYIERKVLAFMQRRLGPMNVGPYGLLQIVADGIKLFTKEDFIPQYAIRPVFMIAPIITASTAFIAMSAVPFLPEFELFGYTVRPILSDINVGILFVLGVASVGLYGPLLGGMSSANKWSLLGGARTAIQLLSYEVVSGLSLLAPLMLVGSLSLIDINNYQNAGFTSWLVWSQPLAFILFVISGFAETNRTPFDLLEHEAEIVAGYATEYSGLRWGMFFIGEYANLFTVCFLISLVFLGGFNDLWFIPGGLAIILKVMTLIFFFLWTRASWPHIRPDQLMWLCWKILMPLAVINVVITGFVMMFLE; the protein is encoded by the coding sequence ATGCAAACAAGCATAATTATTGAAACTGTTATAAAAGCAATTGTTATATTAGCCGTATTTTCTGCATTAGCAGGATTTACAACATATATAGAAAGAAAAGTTTTAGCTTTTATGCAAAGAAGACTTGGTCCTATGAATGTTGGTCCTTATGGGCTTTTACAAATTGTAGCAGATGGGATTAAATTATTTACAAAAGAAGATTTTATACCTCAGTATGCAATAAGACCTGTATTTATGATAGCTCCAATTATTACTGCATCAACTGCTTTTATAGCGATGAGTGCAGTACCTTTTTTACCTGAATTTGAACTATTTGGATATACAGTAAGACCAATTTTATCAGATATAAATGTGGGGATTTTATTTGTACTTGGTGTTGCTTCAGTTGGATTATATGGACCTTTATTAGGTGGAATGAGTAGTGCAAATAAATGGTCACTACTTGGAGGAGCTAGAACTGCAATACAACTTCTTTCTTATGAAGTTGTTTCTGGGTTATCTTTATTAGCACCCTTAATGTTGGTTGGTAGTTTATCTTTAATTGATATAAATAATTATCAAAATGCTGGATTTACTTCATGGTTAGTGTGGTCTCAACCATTAGCATTTATTCTTTTTGTAATATCTGGTTTTGCAGAAACAAATAGAACACCTTTTGATTTATTAGAGCATGAAGCAGAAATTGTTGCAGGGTATGCAACAGAGTATTCTGGTCTTAGATGGGGAATGTTTTTTATTGGTGAATATGCAAATTTATTTACTGTATGCTTTTTAATATCTCTTGTTTTTCTTGGTGGATTTAATGATTTATGGTTTATTCCGGGTGGACTAGCAATTATTTTAAAAGTAATGACATTAATCTTTTTCTTTTTATGGACAAGAGCTTCTTGGCCTCATATTAGACCTGATCAATTGATGTGGCTTTGTTGGAAAATCTTAATGCCACTTGCAGTAATAAATGTTGTTATTACTGGTTTTGTTATGATGTTTTTGGAGTAA